A window from Triticum aestivum cultivar Chinese Spring chromosome 6D, IWGSC CS RefSeq v2.1, whole genome shotgun sequence encodes these proteins:
- the LOC123140723 gene encoding probable glutathione S-transferase GSTF1, producing MAPVKVFGPGKSRNVARVLMCLVEVGVEYEVVDMDLKALEHKSPEHLARNPFGQTPAFQDGNLILFESRAISRYVLRKYKTNEVDLLREGNLKEAALVDVWTEVDAHAYNPAISPVVYECLINPLVLGIPTNQKVVDESIEKLKKVLEVYEAHLSKHKYLAGDFISFADINHFPHTCSFMATPHVVLFDSYPNVKAWWERLMARPSIKKLSASLAPPKACFVGDIWHSGITPLICMVLSCWYR from the exons ATGGCGCCGGTGAAGGTGTTCGGGCCGGGCAAGTCGAGGAACGTGGCCCGGGTGCTGATGTGCTTGGTGGAGGTCGGCGTCGAGTACGAGGTCGTCGACATGGATTTGAAGGCCCTGGAGCACAAGAGCCCCGAGCATCTCGCCAGAAAC CCGTTCGGGCAAACCCCTGCTTTCCAGGATGGGAATCTAATTCTCTTCG AGTCGCGCGCAATTTCAAGGTACGTGCTTCGCAAATACAAGACGAACGAAGTCGACCTGCTGAGGGAAGGTAACCTGAAAGAAGCCGCGTTGGTGGATGTATGGACCGAGGTCGATGCCCACGCCTACAACCCAGCCATCTCGCCTGTAGTGTACGAATGCCTCATAAACCCGCTCGTGCTCGGCATACCCACCAACCAGAAGGTGGTGGACGAAAGCATAGAGAAGCTGAAGAAGGTGCTGGAGGTCTACGAGGCGCATTTGTCCAAGCACAAGTACTTGGCGGGGGATTTCATCAGCTTTGCGGATATCAACCATTTCCCCCACACTTGCTCCTTCATGGCGACGCCTCACGTGGTCCTCTTCGACTCGTATCCTAACGTGAAGGCATGGTGGGAGAGACTGATGGCAAGGCCATCGATCAAGAAGCTCAGCGCAAGCTTGGCTCCACCAAAGGCATGCTTTGTAGGGGATATTTGGCATTCTGGGATCACACCACTGATTTGTATGGTGCTCTCTTGCTGGTATCGCTAA